In a genomic window of Prochlorococcus marinus subsp. marinus str. CCMP1375:
- a CDS encoding DUF721 domain-containing protein produces the protein MNFDNYANSKINVGEGSNSGNTSNPSSLSKCLDQLKVEWNKNQSIASLWQDWPKIAGPKIASNCIPLTFHGGILTIGANHPQWIQALMFNRIQLLAALKAEGHEIKDIRIKQHYPQKSIQKETENAIWEEHPSRSDIHGKNCCPICNVPAPSGEISLWGKCLLCRRQDLTPKRRV, from the coding sequence ATGAATTTCGATAATTACGCCAACTCAAAAATCAATGTTGGGGAAGGTTCAAACTCTGGTAATACTTCAAATCCATCTTCTTTATCTAAATGCCTAGACCAATTAAAAGTTGAATGGAATAAAAATCAAAGCATTGCTTCACTTTGGCAAGACTGGCCAAAGATAGCAGGTCCTAAGATTGCATCAAATTGTATTCCTTTAACTTTCCATGGAGGCATTTTAACAATTGGAGCAAATCACCCTCAATGGATACAAGCGCTAATGTTCAATCGTATCCAACTTCTAGCAGCACTTAAAGCAGAAGGACATGAAATCAAAGATATAAGAATCAAACAACACTATCCTCAAAAAAGTATTCAAAAAGAAACTGAAAATGCTATTTGGGAAGAACATCCAAGTAGATCAGATATACACGGGAAAAATTGTTGCCCAATATGCAATGTTCCTGCACCTTCTGGAGAAATATCTTTATGGGGGAAATGTCTTCTTTGTAGAAGGCAAGATCTCACTCCTAAGAGAAGAGTTTGA
- a CDS encoding biotin--[acetyl-CoA-carboxylase] ligase, with product MQNSLPWTGAAPITCLIKRSEVLKKSWVLRWKPVCGSTDIELSRWLKQKPLSVNNPRAFLTGRQSHGRGQRGRIWDSPLGGVWLSAAMTCDVSVKSAGLFGLAVAVALSNRLERSLIPVQIKWPNDLLVNGKKIAGLLPRVFSRGQEANFLSLGIGLNVCNHVPKGGISLLKCSGKKNISTLKWSLEVLLAIEQAKMLLLDPKHLCKEGEKFLWAKQIKKSQSNEIWDVEGLDLDGKLRVSRGFIKENWNRWE from the coding sequence ATGCAGAATTCTTTGCCATGGACTGGAGCTGCCCCAATCACCTGTCTTATAAAAAGATCGGAGGTGTTAAAAAAATCTTGGGTCTTAAGATGGAAGCCCGTTTGCGGGAGTACAGATATTGAACTCTCTAGGTGGTTAAAGCAAAAACCATTGTCAGTAAATAATCCAAGAGCATTTTTAACTGGTAGACAATCACATGGCAGGGGACAGAGAGGACGTATTTGGGATTCGCCGTTAGGTGGAGTTTGGCTTAGTGCAGCAATGACTTGTGATGTATCAGTTAAATCTGCTGGATTGTTTGGACTCGCAGTGGCTGTAGCATTGTCAAATAGGCTTGAGAGAAGCTTGATACCAGTTCAAATCAAATGGCCTAACGATTTATTAGTTAATGGCAAGAAAATAGCGGGATTATTGCCTCGTGTTTTTAGTAGAGGGCAAGAAGCGAATTTTTTATCTTTGGGAATTGGTTTAAATGTTTGCAACCATGTTCCAAAAGGAGGAATTTCGCTTTTGAAATGTTCAGGAAAGAAGAATATTTCCACATTAAAATGGTCTTTAGAAGTTCTTTTGGCTATTGAGCAAGCGAAGATGCTTTTGCTTGATCCAAAGCATCTATGTAAAGAGGGAGAGAAATTTCTATGGGCAAAACAAATAAAGAAATCTCAATCAAATGAGATTTGGGATGTTGAAGGATTAGATCTCGATGGGAAACTTAGAGTAAGCAGAGGTTTTATAAAAGAGAATTGGAACCGTTGGGAATAA
- a CDS encoding ABC transporter ATP-binding protein, producing the protein MNNLVAKLSNVSKHYGEGDLVVKALDELNLEINKGDYLAVMGASGSGKSTAMNILGCLDRPTYGHYQLNGNAVQELSDDELADLRNQELGFVFQQFHLLQDATALENVMLPMLYACIPPAERKELAEIALERVGLTERMNNRPNQLSGGQQQRVAIARAIINKPSLLLADEPTGALDSNTTEDVLNLFDDLHSQGITLVLVTHEDEVALRAKKKALFKDGKIIQLS; encoded by the coding sequence ATGAATAATCTTGTCGCAAAGCTTTCTAATGTAAGCAAACACTATGGAGAAGGAGATTTAGTAGTAAAAGCTCTAGACGAATTAAACCTAGAAATTAATAAAGGAGATTATCTTGCTGTCATGGGAGCAAGTGGATCTGGGAAAAGTACTGCTATGAACATTTTGGGCTGCCTTGATAGGCCAACTTACGGTCACTATCAACTTAATGGGAATGCCGTCCAGGAGCTTAGTGACGATGAACTTGCAGATCTGCGCAATCAAGAGCTTGGTTTCGTCTTCCAACAATTTCATCTTCTGCAAGATGCCACTGCACTAGAAAATGTAATGCTGCCAATGCTTTACGCATGCATACCTCCTGCTGAAAGAAAAGAATTGGCAGAAATAGCACTTGAGAGAGTCGGTTTAACGGAAAGAATGAATAATCGGCCAAATCAGCTTTCCGGAGGTCAACAACAACGAGTTGCTATTGCCAGAGCAATCATAAATAAACCTTCGCTTCTACTTGCAGACGAACCCACAGGAGCACTTGATTCTAATACTACTGAGGATGTACTGAATTTATTTGATGATTTGCATAGTCAAGGGATAACTCTAGTGCTAGTCACACACGAAGATGAAGTGGCTTTGAGAGCAAAAAAGAAGGCTCTATTTAAAGATGGAAAAATCATTCAACTTTCTTAA
- a CDS encoding NAD(P)H-quinone oxidoreductase subunit N produces the protein MPDMGTPLLTIQGMASPGELLNLSLNAKAILPEGFVLLALIGTLLVDLAGEEISKRWSPPICYAGLGSALIILGFGWNQSPESAFLGAFIADNFSIAFRAVVALSTLISLLISWRYAEQSGSPVGEYAAILLAATLGAMLLCGSTDLISIFISLETLSVASYLLAGYLKRDARSSEAALKYLLVGSAAAAVFLYGASLLYGLSGSTSLESIGIALQTSPTPLAALALVFILATVAFKIAAVPFHQWTPDVYEGSPTPVVAFLSVGSKAAGFALAVRILVGCFNAFDDQWKLLFTVLAVLSMTLGNVVALAQTSMKRMLAYSSIGQAGFVMIGLVCGTEEGYAAMILYMAAYLFMNLGAFACIILFSLRTGSDRIADYAGLYQKDPLITLGLSLCLLSLGGIPPMLGFFGKIYLFFAGWSDGQYLLVIVGLVTSVVSIYYYISVIKMMVVKEPQEASELVKAYPLIQWNSIGMPTLRFALLTCVFATAIGGVLSNPLFKWANSAVAGTPLLQEALTLAAEKGAIG, from the coding sequence ATGCCCGATATGGGTACACCTCTTTTAACTATCCAAGGGATGGCCTCCCCTGGAGAACTCTTAAATCTTTCGCTAAATGCAAAAGCAATTTTACCTGAAGGATTTGTTCTCTTAGCCTTGATTGGGACCTTGTTGGTTGATCTTGCCGGGGAAGAAATCTCAAAAAGATGGTCACCCCCTATCTGCTATGCAGGTCTAGGGTCTGCATTAATCATTCTTGGCTTTGGATGGAACCAATCACCTGAATCTGCGTTCCTTGGTGCATTTATAGCCGACAATTTTTCAATTGCATTTCGAGCAGTTGTTGCACTCTCCACTCTTATATCACTTCTAATCAGTTGGAGATATGCTGAACAAAGTGGTAGCCCAGTTGGAGAATATGCAGCAATTCTTTTAGCGGCAACTCTTGGAGCAATGCTTTTATGTGGATCTACAGACTTAATAAGCATTTTTATTTCTCTTGAGACCCTATCAGTAGCAAGTTATCTACTCGCCGGATATCTAAAGAGAGATGCCAGAAGTTCTGAAGCGGCTCTAAAATATTTACTTGTTGGATCTGCTGCCGCTGCCGTATTTCTATACGGAGCATCATTGCTTTATGGGTTAAGTGGATCAACAAGTCTTGAAAGTATTGGGATAGCACTTCAAACAAGTCCAACCCCATTAGCAGCGTTGGCTCTTGTATTTATTCTTGCAACTGTTGCCTTCAAGATAGCGGCAGTGCCATTCCATCAATGGACTCCAGATGTCTATGAAGGGTCTCCTACACCTGTAGTTGCTTTCCTTTCAGTCGGTTCAAAGGCTGCAGGGTTTGCCTTAGCAGTAAGAATTCTAGTTGGCTGCTTTAACGCGTTTGATGATCAATGGAAACTTCTTTTTACTGTTTTAGCTGTCCTGAGTATGACTTTAGGGAACGTTGTAGCCCTTGCTCAAACATCAATGAAACGAATGTTGGCATATAGCTCTATAGGGCAAGCTGGTTTTGTCATGATTGGGCTTGTTTGTGGAACTGAAGAAGGCTATGCCGCAATGATCCTTTATATGGCTGCCTATTTATTTATGAATCTTGGGGCATTTGCATGCATTATTCTTTTTTCACTTAGAACCGGTAGCGACCGGATTGCAGATTATGCAGGTCTATACCAAAAAGATCCTTTAATTACTTTAGGACTAAGTTTATGTCTGCTTTCTTTAGGAGGCATCCCCCCAATGCTTGGATTCTTCGGCAAAATATACCTTTTCTTTGCAGGTTGGTCGGACGGACAATATTTATTAGTAATTGTGGGGCTTGTAACATCTGTAGTTTCGATTTATTACTACATCTCGGTAATAAAAATGATGGTAGTTAAAGAACCTCAAGAAGCATCCGAACTTGTAAAAGCTTATCCATTAATCCAATGGAATTCCATTGGAATGCCTACTTTAAGATTTGCTCTCCTGACTTGTGTTTTTGCAACTGCGATAGGGGGTGTTCTATCAAATCCATTATTCAAATGGGCAAATAGTGCAGTTGCTGGAACGCCCTTACTTCAAGAAGCCCTGACTCTTGCAGCAGAAAAAGGTGCAATAGGTTGA
- the topA gene encoding type I DNA topoisomerase has protein sequence MGHTLVIVESPTKARTIKSFLPKGFQVIASMGHVRDLPKGASEIPAAMKKEKWSRIGVNTAEDFEPLYVVPKDKKKVVRELKSALKDAKEVLLATDEDREGESISWHLLELLKPKVPTKRMVFHEITKQAITKALQKTRDLDMELVHAQETRRILDRLVGYTLSPLLWKKVAWGLSAGRVQSVSVRLLVKRERERRAFQRASYWDLKTILEKNNVPIEARLINYADQKIAKGSDFDEKTGKLKVGNKSNLLKEKEAKELVTLLAADKWIVKSVDKKPTIRKPVPPFTTSTLQQEANRKMRLSARETMRCAQGLYERGFITYMRTDSVNLSEQAIRASRKCVELRYGKDYLSEAPRQFASSTRNAQEAHEAIRPAGETFRAPNDTGLNGRDLALYELIWKRTVASQMAEARLTMLSVDISVRDAIFRASGKNIDFPGFFRAYVEGSDDPEVALEGQEIVLPVLNVGDVLSPKSVDAMGHETKPPARYSEASLVKTLEKEGIGRPSTYASIIGTIVDRGYASLSANSLAPTFTAFAVTSLLEEHFPDLVDTTFTARMESSLDEISSGTVQWLPYLESFYKGRKGLAAQVDKREGDIDGKAYRKVDLEGIPCTVRIGSNGPWLEGKRINEEGEEVDAKGNLPIDITPGDLDEEKVKQILDGPSDLGNHPDTGEKVYLRFGPWGPFVQLGEALDKKEKPRRASLPKNIKTQELSLDEAVKLLSLPRLLGEHPDGGTIEARTGQFGPYVVWDKGNGEKPDNRSLKKEDDVYEIDLKRAIELLAIPKLGRGGRMALRDLGVPKGGEENIHVYNGPYGLYVKQGKINASLPKGKGAEEITIEEAIQLLEVKKSSKTSSTTKKKSTTTKKKSTTTKKKSTTTKTGRLRASQVKVIKPKDK, from the coding sequence GTGGGGCACACCTTGGTCATCGTAGAAAGTCCAACCAAAGCAAGAACTATAAAAAGCTTCTTGCCCAAGGGTTTTCAAGTGATTGCTTCTATGGGGCATGTTAGGGACCTTCCAAAAGGTGCCAGTGAGATTCCTGCTGCTATGAAGAAAGAAAAATGGTCAAGGATTGGAGTTAATACAGCAGAAGATTTTGAACCTTTGTACGTAGTTCCAAAAGATAAGAAGAAGGTAGTGAGAGAATTGAAGTCAGCATTAAAAGATGCAAAAGAGGTTTTATTAGCAACTGATGAAGATCGAGAGGGGGAAAGTATTAGTTGGCATTTGTTGGAGCTATTGAAGCCCAAGGTTCCAACAAAACGAATGGTTTTTCATGAAATTACAAAACAAGCTATTACCAAAGCTCTGCAAAAAACCAGAGACCTTGATATGGAACTTGTCCATGCTCAAGAGACTAGAAGAATTCTTGATAGATTAGTTGGATATACCCTTTCACCACTTTTGTGGAAGAAAGTTGCATGGGGACTTTCTGCTGGTCGTGTTCAGTCTGTTTCAGTAAGACTATTGGTTAAACGTGAAAGAGAAAGGAGGGCCTTTCAACGAGCAAGTTATTGGGATCTGAAAACAATTCTTGAAAAAAATAATGTTCCTATTGAAGCGCGTTTGATTAATTATGCTGATCAAAAGATTGCCAAAGGGAGTGATTTTGATGAAAAAACGGGGAAGCTTAAAGTGGGAAACAAATCAAATTTGCTTAAGGAAAAGGAAGCAAAAGAGCTGGTAACTTTATTGGCAGCAGACAAGTGGATAGTTAAATCTGTAGATAAAAAACCAACTATTAGGAAGCCTGTTCCTCCGTTTACAACAAGTACTTTGCAACAGGAGGCCAATAGGAAGATGAGGCTTTCCGCTAGAGAAACAATGCGTTGCGCTCAAGGCTTGTATGAACGAGGGTTTATCACATATATGAGAACAGATTCTGTAAACTTGTCGGAACAAGCAATTAGGGCTTCTAGAAAATGTGTTGAATTGCGCTATGGAAAAGATTATCTAAGTGAAGCCCCTAGACAATTTGCTTCAAGCACAAGAAATGCACAAGAAGCTCATGAGGCTATTAGACCCGCAGGAGAAACTTTTAGAGCTCCAAATGATACAGGACTAAATGGTCGTGATTTGGCTTTGTATGAGCTGATATGGAAAAGGACTGTTGCTAGTCAGATGGCGGAAGCTCGTTTGACAATGCTTTCGGTGGATATCAGTGTTCGAGATGCGATTTTCAGAGCATCGGGTAAAAATATTGATTTCCCTGGTTTTTTCAGAGCTTATGTTGAGGGTAGTGATGACCCAGAAGTTGCTTTAGAGGGACAGGAAATTGTTTTACCTGTTCTCAACGTAGGTGATGTGCTCTCTCCTAAGTCAGTTGATGCTATGGGACATGAAACGAAACCTCCCGCTCGTTATAGCGAAGCATCTTTAGTAAAGACTTTAGAAAAAGAGGGAATTGGAAGACCTTCTACTTACGCAAGCATTATTGGAACGATTGTTGATAGAGGGTATGCATCTTTGAGTGCTAATTCTCTTGCACCTACTTTTACAGCCTTTGCAGTAACGTCTCTTTTAGAAGAGCATTTCCCTGATTTAGTAGATACTACATTTACAGCTCGCATGGAATCTTCTCTAGATGAGATTTCTTCTGGCACGGTTCAGTGGCTTCCTTATCTAGAATCTTTTTATAAAGGTAGAAAGGGGTTGGCTGCGCAGGTTGATAAGAGAGAAGGTGATATTGATGGGAAAGCTTATAGAAAAGTTGACCTTGAGGGGATCCCTTGCACAGTTCGCATTGGGTCTAATGGACCCTGGCTGGAAGGGAAGAGGATTAATGAGGAAGGTGAAGAAGTTGATGCAAAAGGGAATTTGCCAATAGATATTACCCCCGGAGATCTTGATGAAGAGAAAGTCAAGCAAATATTGGATGGTCCTTCAGATCTTGGAAATCACCCTGATACAGGCGAAAAAGTTTATCTTCGCTTTGGTCCATGGGGACCATTTGTTCAACTTGGAGAAGCTTTAGATAAAAAAGAAAAACCTCGCCGTGCATCACTTCCTAAAAATATAAAAACTCAAGAACTGTCTTTAGATGAAGCTGTAAAGCTTTTAAGTTTGCCTCGCTTACTTGGAGAACACCCTGATGGTGGAACAATTGAAGCTCGTACAGGGCAGTTCGGACCATATGTTGTTTGGGATAAAGGTAATGGTGAAAAACCTGATAATCGTTCTCTAAAAAAAGAAGATGATGTATATGAAATTGATTTAAAGAGAGCTATTGAACTTTTAGCAATACCTAAACTTGGGCGGGGAGGACGAATGGCCTTAAGAGATTTAGGTGTACCTAAAGGAGGAGAAGAAAATATTCATGTTTATAACGGACCTTATGGTCTTTATGTTAAGCAGGGGAAGATAAATGCATCTTTACCAAAAGGGAAGGGTGCTGAAGAAATTACAATTGAGGAAGCTATCCAATTATTAGAGGTAAAGAAATCAAGTAAAACATCTTCAACAACAAAGAAAAAAAGTACAACAACAAAGAAAAAGAGTACAACAACAAAGAAAAAAAGTACAACAACAAAGACAGGTCGTTTAAGAGCAAGTCAAGTAAAGGTTATTAAGCCAAAAGATAAGTAA
- a CDS encoding DUF2232 domain-containing protein codes for MVRQKNAFRIPLSRRKSVRIVETSYLAAASALIWIALYYLPIGGAFFRIALPLPLALLQVRRGPSSGIEGTALLVMLLVGLMGPVRGPLVLFPYGFLALWLGWSWFRGFSWWVSWSIGVMIGTIGFLVRVFLLSFLVGENLWVVVTRAGLILLERIIDLLNLSFVPDLFFVQIAALMLIILQELIFVLTLHAVAFWIFPKLQAPLPLPPRLLNNLILWDPV; via the coding sequence ATGGTCAGGCAAAAAAATGCTTTTCGTATACCTCTCTCACGAAGGAAGTCGGTTCGCATAGTAGAAACCTCTTACTTGGCTGCTGCTTCTGCATTGATATGGATAGCTCTTTATTATTTACCTATCGGGGGGGCTTTTTTCAGGATTGCCTTGCCCCTTCCTTTAGCTCTTTTGCAAGTCAGGAGAGGCCCCTCTTCAGGTATAGAAGGAACAGCTCTTTTAGTGATGCTTTTAGTGGGATTAATGGGGCCTGTGAGAGGTCCTTTGGTTTTGTTCCCCTATGGATTTCTTGCTCTTTGGCTTGGCTGGAGTTGGTTTAGAGGCTTTAGTTGGTGGGTGAGTTGGTCTATAGGTGTGATGATTGGAACAATAGGTTTTCTTGTAAGAGTTTTTTTGCTTTCTTTTTTAGTTGGCGAAAACCTTTGGGTTGTTGTTACTAGAGCAGGATTAATTTTACTTGAGCGAATAATAGATCTATTGAATCTCTCATTCGTCCCAGATTTATTCTTTGTTCAAATAGCGGCGTTAATGTTAATTATTCTTCAAGAATTGATTTTTGTTCTAACTTTGCATGCTGTTGCGTTTTGGATCTTTCCAAAATTGCAAGCACCATTGCCATTGCCCCCACGACTATTAAATAATTTGATTTTATGGGACCCAGTTTGA
- the cobT gene encoding nicotinate mononucleotide-dependent phosphoribosyltransferase CobT, translating into MGPSLNQFESTQSNIFSLRSSDRCNVFGSSSSSPSLLNRWIDIWSTSISDITSILVLAGTKTAEIEGISAAGATKESRRFTAVADAEFLLHGPTASRRWPLPPLSAGVSPALISYVASDLIGVKSLIAQAGILQTPSFPCLSIESPSQGPSECITTGKAMDINRVENLFEEGMKMGLELASPLLLTECVPGGTTTALAVLTGLGITASELISGSSRTPPMTLKKKIVEKGLQSLSLGAKPCPKELLAAVGDPFQPFAVGLLLGARKVKQPVLLGGGSQMLAVLATALASIDSSLKDDFVEDISIGTTYWLANESLSLSIGQSAFQSLIKLVEDSFEVSLLGLSAGLRFTKSSKQVLRDYEIGYVKEGVGAGAFVLLAQNNGVSCKKLIEECEFAVDQLDKI; encoded by the coding sequence ATGGGACCCAGTTTGAATCAGTTTGAATCTACTCAAAGCAATATCTTTTCATTAAGGTCATCTGATAGATGCAATGTATTTGGGTCATCATCATCATCACCATCTCTTTTGAATCGTTGGATAGATATTTGGAGTACTTCTATTAGTGATATAACAAGTATTTTGGTTTTAGCAGGTACTAAGACTGCCGAAATAGAAGGTATATCAGCAGCTGGCGCAACTAAGGAGTCTAGACGTTTTACTGCTGTTGCAGATGCAGAGTTTCTTTTGCACGGTCCTACTGCTTCAAGAAGGTGGCCTTTGCCCCCTCTCTCAGCAGGTGTTTCTCCTGCACTAATTAGTTATGTGGCTTCTGACTTAATAGGTGTTAAGTCACTAATTGCTCAGGCTGGCATTCTTCAAACTCCTTCTTTCCCTTGCCTTTCAATTGAATCACCTTCCCAGGGCCCCTCTGAATGCATAACCACTGGTAAAGCTATGGATATCAATAGAGTAGAAAACCTTTTTGAAGAAGGCATGAAGATGGGATTAGAATTAGCCAGCCCATTGCTACTTACAGAATGTGTTCCAGGAGGAACGACTACTGCACTAGCGGTATTAACTGGACTTGGTATTACAGCAAGTGAATTGATCAGCGGTAGTAGTCGTACCCCTCCTATGACTTTAAAAAAGAAGATAGTTGAAAAAGGTTTGCAGTCCTTATCTTTAGGAGCAAAACCATGCCCTAAGGAGTTATTAGCGGCGGTGGGAGACCCGTTTCAGCCATTTGCAGTTGGCCTTTTGTTAGGTGCAAGAAAAGTTAAACAACCTGTTTTGTTAGGTGGAGGTAGTCAGATGTTAGCTGTATTAGCAACTGCTCTAGCATCTATTGATTCTTCATTAAAGGATGATTTTGTAGAAGATATTTCGATTGGGACAACATATTGGCTTGCAAATGAATCATTATCTTTATCCATAGGTCAGAGTGCTTTCCAATCTTTGATTAAACTTGTAGAAGATTCTTTTGAGGTATCTCTTTTAGGCCTTTCTGCTGGATTACGTTTTACGAAAAGCTCTAAGCAGGTTCTGCGAGATTATGAGATTGGATATGTAAAAGAAGGAGTAGGTGCAGGAGCATTTGTTTTGTTAGCACAAAATAATGGCGTTAGTTGCAAGAAACTAATTGAAGAATGTGAATTTGCAGTTGATCAATTAGATAAAATTTAA
- a CDS encoding ABC transporter substrate-binding protein, whose translation MKNLTLGRREFIRLGALTGLLSLSGCSYASNRATLVLPKDVLPREFLQSLPSSWRYQFLASSTEVKFNKNQLDKQIDLIALGDGWLSNCPYEHFQAIGDVTLYEELNSQAISFLNSFKADISARLLPLAVSPWVLIFRGGDRWLPKARESWEVLLESDLREQVILPSSPRVIMSLADRMRDTDSLRLLKLQARSFDDRNGLNWLLSGKAKVAVLPLHFCLKALASDPRLSIAFPKEGAPLNWTLLLRPKSTSQPLPSEWIKKSRELPLLLKLLARGVIPPVKYAYLKEGINSLPNRYQTIYQFEENFKNSWSLPPLNSLEKEALEDRWNNSSP comes from the coding sequence ATGAAAAATTTGACCCTTGGGAGAAGAGAGTTTATTCGTTTAGGGGCTTTGACTGGATTGTTGAGCCTTTCAGGTTGTTCTTATGCGTCCAATAGAGCAACTTTAGTTTTGCCTAAAGATGTTTTACCCAGAGAATTTTTGCAGAGTTTGCCATCATCCTGGAGATATCAATTTTTGGCTTCTTCAACAGAAGTAAAATTCAATAAAAATCAATTAGACAAACAGATTGATTTAATAGCGCTTGGAGATGGATGGCTTAGTAATTGTCCTTATGAGCATTTTCAAGCTATTGGAGACGTTACTTTATATGAGGAGCTTAATAGCCAAGCAATATCATTCTTAAATAGTTTTAAGGCTGATATCTCAGCTCGGCTTTTACCTCTAGCAGTTAGTCCTTGGGTATTGATTTTTCGAGGAGGAGATCGTTGGTTGCCTAAGGCAAGAGAATCTTGGGAAGTTCTTTTAGAATCTGATCTAAGAGAACAGGTGATCTTGCCCAGTAGCCCTCGAGTGATAATGTCCTTGGCTGATCGAATGCGAGATACAGATTCATTAAGACTTTTAAAGCTTCAAGCGAGAAGCTTTGACGATAGGAATGGATTGAATTGGCTGCTTTCAGGAAAAGCAAAAGTAGCTGTTTTACCACTTCATTTTTGCTTAAAAGCTCTTGCAAGTGATCCTCGCTTAAGTATTGCCTTCCCTAAGGAAGGAGCTCCTTTAAATTGGACATTGTTGCTGCGACCAAAATCAACATCTCAACCATTGCCATCAGAATGGATCAAGAAAAGTAGGGAGTTGCCGTTGTTGCTTAAATTGCTTGCAAGAGGTGTTATCCCTCCTGTCAAGTACGCTTATCTCAAGGAGGGTATAAATTCTTTGCCTAATAGATATCAAACCATTTATCAATTTGAAGAAAATTTTAAGAATTCTTGGTCACTTCCTCCTTTAAATAGTCTTGAAAAGGAAGCTCTTGAGGACCGTTGGAATAATTCATCCCCATAA
- a CDS encoding aldo/keto reductase, translating to MRSNQWKMSHKRNPFGLGPEVSLFTLGTMRAIESIDQMYLILKEAYFAGINHIETSPAYGPAEIFLGESLKKLKAKGIEPRGGWIITSKLLPSIKFSNGKKQLKGIIKRLGISKVHNLAIHGLNLPEHLNWALQGEGAELLKWAQSEDLIGQVGFSSHGSFQLINEAIESNQFNFCSLHLHLLDQERIPLAQAALKKGMGVIAISPADKGGHLHTPSQTLIEDCSPFKPLELAYRYLLSQGISTLTLGANKTKDLYLAKKLGDSNSPLSSSEKLLIDRLMKNITHRLGNTFCGQCRECLPCPNEVPIPNILRLRNLDIGLNLQTFSKERYNLIGKAGHWWEKYDASACMKCGDCLPRCPNNLNIPELLEETHSKLIDKPERRLWG from the coding sequence ATGCGTTCTAATCAATGGAAAATGAGTCATAAAAGAAATCCATTTGGTCTTGGCCCTGAGGTGAGTTTATTTACATTAGGGACAATGCGCGCAATTGAATCAATAGATCAGATGTATTTGATTCTTAAGGAAGCTTATTTTGCAGGAATTAATCATATAGAAACATCTCCTGCATATGGACCAGCAGAAATTTTCCTAGGGGAATCTCTAAAAAAGCTGAAAGCCAAAGGAATTGAGCCTAGAGGTGGTTGGATAATAACCAGCAAACTTCTTCCAAGCATTAAATTCTCCAATGGCAAAAAACAACTTAAAGGAATCATCAAGAGACTAGGAATATCCAAAGTTCATAATCTTGCAATTCATGGCTTAAATCTCCCTGAGCACCTTAACTGGGCTTTACAAGGAGAAGGTGCTGAATTGCTAAAATGGGCCCAATCTGAGGACCTAATTGGACAAGTAGGCTTCAGCTCTCATGGCTCATTTCAATTAATCAATGAGGCAATTGAAAGTAATCAATTTAATTTCTGCAGTCTTCATCTACATTTATTAGATCAAGAAAGGATACCGCTGGCACAGGCAGCTTTAAAAAAAGGAATGGGAGTTATAGCCATTTCACCTGCAGATAAAGGAGGTCATTTACATACACCAAGTCAAACTCTGATTGAAGATTGTTCCCCATTCAAGCCACTCGAGTTGGCTTATCGATACTTATTATCACAAGGAATTAGCACTCTTACCTTAGGAGCAAATAAGACTAAAGACTTATACCTTGCAAAAAAGCTTGGGGATTCAAATTCACCACTATCTAGTTCCGAAAAGCTTTTAATTGATCGCCTAATGAAAAACATCACTCATCGCTTGGGGAATACATTTTGTGGCCAATGTAGAGAGTGCTTACCTTGTCCCAATGAAGTCCCAATCCCAAATATTTTACGCCTCCGAAACCTCGACATTGGACTTAATCTTCAAACTTTCTCAAAAGAAAGATATAATCTCATTGGGAAAGCAGGGCATTGGTGGGAAAAATATGATGCAAGTGCTTGTATGAAATGTGGAGATTGCCTGCCTAGATGTCCAAATAACCTAAATATTCCAGAACTTCTTGAAGAAACTCATTCTAAATTAATTGATAAACCAGAAAGAAGATTATGGGGATGA